Proteins from one Staphylococcus sp. IVB6214 genomic window:
- a CDS encoding CPBP family intramembrane glutamic endopeptidase yields MNRIIVSILTIIIYITAQLSPRVALMAGWIDKQSATAQLQQVTYIQVIVFIVAALLILLMQPLIKNPFAFELQRKEEKRYIIVWILVGLVIVFIAQIITNLISTQLLGVNPASENTMRIMRMARQMPILIILIAIVGPLLEEFVFRKVLFGEIYNAIKASPAIKFLIATTVSSTIFAVAHADLTHFAVYFVMGIIFSGFYIYTKRLSVAIGIHMAQNALVALIQFSIPEEVMQKAIEQAQFILYFI; encoded by the coding sequence ATGAATCGTATCATCGTATCGATTTTAACAATTATAATATACATAACTGCGCAGCTATCACCAAGAGTTGCCTTAATGGCTGGTTGGATTGATAAACAATCAGCAACTGCACAACTACAACAAGTGACATATATTCAAGTGATTGTCTTTATTGTCGCTGCCCTTTTGATTTTATTAATGCAGCCACTCATTAAAAATCCCTTCGCCTTTGAATTACAACGCAAAGAAGAAAAACGCTACATTATCGTCTGGATTTTAGTGGGGCTTGTCATCGTATTTATTGCACAGATTATCACCAATTTAATCAGTACACAACTTTTAGGAGTGAACCCAGCAAGTGAAAATACGATGCGCATTATGCGTATGGCACGTCAGATGCCTATATTGATTATCTTAATTGCCATTGTTGGTCCTTTACTTGAAGAGTTTGTCTTCCGTAAAGTGCTATTTGGTGAAATTTATAACGCAATCAAAGCCAGTCCTGCCATTAAATTTTTAATAGCTACAACTGTCAGTTCGACAATCTTCGCTGTGGCACATGCAGATTTAACACATTTTGCTGTTTATTTTGTGATGGGGATCATCTTTTCTGGCTTTTATATTTATACGAAACGCTTGAGTGTTGCTATCGGTATCCATATGGCACAAAATGCGCTCGTTGCGCTGATTCAATTTTCAATTCCAGAAGAAGTCATGCAAAAGGCGATCGAACAAGCTCAGTTTATCTTGTACTTCATATAA
- the adhP gene encoding alcohol dehydrogenase AdhP, whose translation MKAVVVNQESTGVEVVEHDMPTIGHGEALVKVDCCGVCHTDLHVAHGDFGAVPGRILGHEGIGVVEEIGEGVTSLKVGDRVSIAWFFEGCGHCEYCTTGRETLCRSVKNAGYSVDGGMSEYAVVTADYAVKVPDGLDSAQASSITCAGVTTYKAIKEAGAAPGQWIAVYGAGGLGNLAVQYAKKVFNAQVVAVDINHDKLELAKEVGADLIVNGKEVEDVGAYIQEKTGGCHGVVVTAVSKVAFNQAIDSVRAGGTVVAVGLPSEYMELSIVKTVLDGIRVVGSLVGTRKDLEEAFAFGAQGLVVPVVEKVSVDEAPKVFEEMEKGTIQGRKVLDFSK comes from the coding sequence ATGAAAGCAGTTGTTGTAAATCAAGAAAGTACTGGAGTAGAAGTAGTAGAACATGACATGCCAACAATTGGTCATGGTGAAGCGCTTGTAAAAGTAGATTGCTGTGGTGTTTGTCATACAGACTTACACGTTGCACATGGTGACTTTGGTGCAGTACCAGGCCGTATTTTAGGACATGAAGGTATTGGTGTTGTTGAAGAAATCGGTGAAGGTGTGACATCACTTAAAGTTGGGGATCGTGTATCAATTGCATGGTTTTTTGAAGGATGTGGACATTGTGAATATTGTACAACCGGTCGTGAAACATTATGTCGTAGTGTTAAAAACGCTGGATATAGTGTCGATGGTGGCATGAGTGAATATGCCGTTGTGACTGCTGACTATGCGGTTAAAGTACCAGACGGTTTAGATTCAGCACAAGCATCATCTATTACATGTGCGGGGGTTACCACTTATAAAGCAATTAAAGAAGCAGGTGCAGCACCAGGTCAATGGATTGCTGTATACGGTGCAGGTGGTCTAGGAAACTTGGCAGTTCAGTATGCAAAAAAAGTATTCAACGCTCAAGTTGTTGCTGTTGATATTAATCATGACAAACTTGAATTGGCAAAAGAAGTCGGTGCGGACTTAATTGTAAATGGTAAAGAAGTAGAAGATGTCGGTGCATACATTCAAGAAAAAACGGGTGGATGTCACGGTGTCGTTGTAACAGCTGTTTCTAAAGTAGCATTTAACCAAGCGATTGACAGTGTGCGTGCAGGTGGTACAGTTGTAGCGGTTGGTTTGCCATCTGAATATATGGAATTAAGTATCGTTAAAACAGTGCTTGACGGTATCCGTGTTGTTGGATCTCTTGTTGGCACACGTAAAGACTTAGAAGAAGCATTTGCATTTGGTGCGCAAGGCCTTGTCGTACCAGTCGTTGAAAAAGTATCAGTTGATGAAGCACCGAAAGTATTTGAAGAAATGGAAAAAGGAACAATCCAAGGACGTAAAGTACTCGACTTCTCAAAATAG
- a CDS encoding MerR family transcriptional regulator produces the protein MAMTVKEVANLVGISIRTLHHYNKIGLLIPEEITDAGYRLYSEQNLKTLQQILFFKEIGFTLKEIKNILSNPSFDRYEALILQRKMLVEKRHHIDNMIETVDKTIEHMIGGSQMTNKERFYGLNMQFNPYEEEARRRWGDEAVNETNAKLSSMSKDKQQDVSEKWDMIFMQLASLRNQSPESPKVQKVIKEWYRFLNNNFRHYSLEAFQGLSQLYIQDERFTNNIDQYGEGLAHFMSEAMTIFTQKSKAD, from the coding sequence ATGGCTATGACAGTAAAAGAAGTCGCAAATTTGGTTGGTATTAGCATACGAACACTGCATCACTACAATAAAATCGGCTTGTTAATTCCTGAAGAAATAACAGATGCCGGATACAGACTCTATTCAGAACAAAATCTGAAAACACTCCAACAGATACTATTTTTTAAAGAAATTGGATTCACGTTAAAAGAGATTAAAAATATTTTAAGCAATCCTTCTTTTGATCGATATGAAGCTTTGATTTTACAGAGAAAAATGCTTGTCGAGAAACGGCATCATATTGATAACATGATTGAAACCGTAGATAAGACTATTGAACATATGATAGGAGGAAGTCAAATGACAAATAAAGAAAGATTTTATGGATTAAATATGCAATTTAATCCATATGAAGAAGAGGCACGTCGTCGTTGGGGAGACGAAGCTGTTAATGAGACAAATGCCAAGCTTAGTAGCATGTCAAAAGATAAACAACAGGATGTGTCAGAGAAGTGGGATATGATTTTCATGCAGCTTGCTAGCCTTCGTAACCAATCTCCTGAATCTCCAAAAGTACAGAAAGTCATTAAAGAATGGTACCGTTTTTTAAATAACAACTTCAGACACTACTCATTGGAGGCGTTTCAAGGATTGAGTCAGCTCTATATTCAAGATGAACGCTTTACAAATAATATTGATCAATATGGAGAAGGGTTAGCTCATTTCATGAGTGAAGCAATGACCATCTTTACTCAAAAATCAAAAGCGGACTAG